Genomic DNA from Dethiosulfovibrio peptidovorans:
TATATTCAGGAGGGCCTATGACTACAAAGAGTCACCAATCTGTGATATCGCGGCTGATGATGGCCTGCTTTTTGATGTTTGTGACTGCCAGGACAGCCTTGGCTGGACCTGTGGAGTTTTGGGCTCCCAGGCAGGTCCTGCTGGGTGAGCCCTTTTTGGTACAGGTGAAGGTATGGGGGGAGGCTGATCGGTGTACTCTGTCATGGAGGGGGCGGAACGTGCCCGTGGAGCTTCGGGATGCCGGGGATGGCCTCCTGGAGGGAGTCGCGCTGCTGGGAACCGATGCTGCCAGAAAACCGGCTGTCGGGGAACTCCTCAAGGTATGGGTGGCTTCTCAGGAGGTGCGGTTCGTTTCCCGGTGGACCATAGACGTCCTCCCCAAGGTTTATCCTTCTGAGCATCTGACCGTGACCTCGTCCATGGTTCATCCTCCCACCTCAGTGCATGAACGAATCGCCAAAGAACGGATCAGGCTCCGAGCTGCGTTGAACACAGTGACTGACAGGCGTTTATGGTCTTTACCCTTTCTTCGCCCCGTGTTGGGGACAATCTCAAGTCCTTACGGTTTCCGTCGGATCTACAACGGCATTCCCAGGCGTCGCCATAGTGGTACGGATTTTCGAGCTCCTGTGGGTACACCGGTCCGGTGTGCTGCTTCTGGACGGGTGATCCTGACGGGGAATTTCTACTATGTCGGGCGGGCGGTCTACGTGGATCATGGGCAATCGGTGATATCCATGTATTTTCACCTGTCGGAGATTGCTGTGAGGGAGGGGCAAATGGTCAATGCGGGGGATATTTTGGGAGTCTCTGGAAAATCCGGGAGGGTGACTGGACCACATCTCCATTTTGGTGTGGCCCTGGGAGGTCGATTAGTAGATCCCATGCCTTTGCTTATGGGGGACGAGGGGACCATGTTGGCAGAGACGACCATAGGACGCTCCAAATCTAAGCCTTAATTTTCGGGAGGGGGAAACGGACATCTCTGTGTTCTCGATTGCTCTACTGGGGGATTTTCTATGAGATGCTCCCGTTCATCAGGGTAAGTCATTTCAATTATGATGTAAATGTTAGCGATGCAGGATGTCCAAAAGGCGCAGAAGAAGGCCTTTTTGGAGGTCGATAGCGTCCTGAGGACACATCTCCTGGCAACAATAGCAACGTATACATGATTGGTAGTCGAAGACCAATTGCGCCCCCCGAATGGTTATAGCGTCAGCCGGACAGATGCGGACGCACTT
This window encodes:
- a CDS encoding peptidase M23; the encoded protein is MTTKSHQSVISRLMMACFLMFVTARTALAGPVEFWAPRQVLLGEPFLVQVKVWGEADRCTLSWRGRNVPVELRDAGDGLLEGVALLGTDAARKPAVGELLKVWVASQEVRFVSRWTIDVLPKVYPSEHLTVTSSMVHPPTSVHERIAKERIRLRAALNTVTDRRLWSLPFLRPVLGTISSPYGFRRIYNGIPRRRHSGTDFRAPVGTPVRCAASGRVILTGNFYYVGRAVYVDHGQSVISMYFHLSEIAVREGQMVNAGDILGVSGKSGRVTGPHLHFGVALGGRLVDPMPLLMGDEGTMLAETTIGRSKSKP